In the Methanobrevibacter boviskoreani JH1 genome, one interval contains:
- a CDS encoding aspartate dehydrogenase → MILGFLGCGNISSVIVNYLIHSHLDIQPKYFFDKFTDKSKSLSSLVNGVVVKDFNRMLNKVDIVFEAASPSAIKEYGLNIVNSGKSLIIMSVGSLMDKNFREDLIQVAEKKNVKIYVPSGAVIGLDGIKSASIGNLYSVSLITRKPPKALNQNENIEKVVFEGKASEAIKKFPLNMNVAVSLSLVANKDIDVKIISDPSISQNIHQIDVKGDFGQFSTRISNSPCRSNPKTSLLAAYSAINLFEKLDKNLYIGV, encoded by the coding sequence ATGATTTTAGGTTTTTTAGGTTGTGGAAATATTTCATCAGTTATAGTAAATTACCTTATCCATTCTCATTTAGATATTCAGCCAAAATATTTTTTTGATAAATTTACGGATAAGTCTAAGAGTTTATCCTCCTTAGTTAATGGGGTTGTTGTTAAAGATTTCAATCGGATGTTAAACAAAGTTGATATTGTCTTTGAGGCAGCATCACCTTCAGCTATTAAAGAATATGGGTTGAATATTGTAAACAGTGGTAAATCTTTGATTATAATGAGTGTTGGTTCATTAATGGATAAAAATTTTAGAGAGGATTTAATTCAAGTTGCAGAAAAGAAAAACGTTAAAATATATGTTCCTTCTGGTGCAGTTATAGGTTTAGATGGAATTAAATCTGCTTCAATTGGTAATTTATATTCTGTATCCTTGATTACTAGAAAACCACCAAAAGCTTTAAATCAAAATGAAAATATTGAAAAAGTTGTTTTTGAAGGTAAAGCTTCAGAAGCTATTAAAAAATTTCCATTAAATATGAATGTTGCAGTCTCTTTAAGTTTGGTAGCTAATAAGGATATTGATGTTAAAATTATAAGTGATCCTTCTATAAGTCAAAATATTCATCAAATAGATGTAAAAGGAGATTTTGGTCAATTTTCTACTAGAATTTCTAATTCACCTTGTAGATCTAATCCTAAAACTAGTTTACTTGCAGCATATTCAGCAATTAATTTATTTGAAAAGTTAGATAAAAATTTATATATTGGTGTTTAG
- the npdG gene encoding NADPH-dependent F420 reductase, whose protein sequence is MIISIIGGTGPQGLGIAKRLAIAGESVIVGSRKEEKAVKVVGETIDELKDYDVDIKGLANEDAAKEGDILIMTVPLQAQSATLKTIKPFVKGKIFLDATVPLETAIGGKVSRVLKLPEGSAAERTASILEGEDVKVIAAFNNISNSLLLNIPEPIDCDCIIAGDNQEAKDTAKELIEKIPGIKVIDAGALEKAQLIEVVTPLLIGLNIKYKSKYGGFRLTGFDF, encoded by the coding sequence ATGATCATTAGTATTATTGGTGGTACTGGACCTCAAGGTTTAGGTATTGCTAAGCGTTTGGCTATTGCTGGTGAATCTGTAATTGTTGGTTCACGTAAAGAAGAAAAGGCAGTAAAGGTTGTCGGAGAAACAATTGATGAATTAAAAGATTATGATGTTGATATTAAAGGTTTGGCTAATGAGGATGCTGCAAAAGAAGGGGATATTCTTATTATGACAGTACCTTTACAAGCTCAAAGTGCAACATTAAAAACTATCAAACCTTTTGTTAAAGGAAAGATCTTTTTAGATGCAACGGTTCCATTAGAAACAGCTATTGGAGGTAAAGTTTCAAGGGTTCTTAAATTGCCTGAAGGATCTGCTGCAGAGAGAACGGCTTCAATATTGGAAGGTGAAGATGTTAAAGTCATTGCTGCTTTTAATAATATAAGTAATAGTTTACTTTTAAATATTCCTGAACCAATTGACTGTGATTGCATTATTGCAGGTGATAATCAAGAGGCTAAAGACACTGCAAAAGAGTTGATTGAGAAGATACCGGGTATTAAAGTAATCGATGCAGGGGCTCTTGAAAAGGCACAATTGATAGAGGTAGTTACACCTTTACTCATTGGTTTAAATATTAAATATAAATCTAAATACGGAGGTTTTCGTTTAACAGGTTTTGACTTCTAA
- a CDS encoding transposase, whose protein sequence is MINKDYEKNLDIKFVNSFSYETLFMDIFRSIRWANGVYCPRCKSFNVNKKGFIDKGYPQGKIRKFKCNDCDHAFNDFSGTFFENSKMPISVLSYIIFNMYVMSVADIAEQTGYSRNTIYNVIKKINKYIHRSDFERLVKDDDGFFRLNGNKFQVNGGNSNDH, encoded by the coding sequence ATGATAAACAAGGATTATGAGAAAAATCTTGATATTAAATTTGTGAATAGTTTTTCATATGAAACATTATTTATGGATATATTTAGATCTATTCGCTGGGCTAATGGTGTTTATTGTCCTAGATGTAAATCTTTTAATGTAAATAAAAAAGGATTTATTGATAAGGGATATCCTCAGGGTAAAATACGCAAATTTAAATGTAATGACTGTGATCATGCATTCAATGATTTTAGTGGAACTTTCTTTGAAAATTCTAAAATGCCGATAAGTGTTTTAAGTTATATTATTTTCAATATGTATGTCATGTCAGTTGCAGATATTGCAGAGCAAACAGGATATAGTCGAAATACTATCTATAATGTCATTAAAAAAATCAATAAATATATTCATAGAAGTGATTTTGAAAGATTAGTAAAGGATGATGACGGATTTTTCAGATTGAATGGAAATAAATTTCAAGTAAATGGAGGTAATTCTAATGATCATTAG
- a CDS encoding aldehyde dehydrogenase family protein: protein MEKIPNNPAQEKYQLYINGQWKDASDGSTFETFCPANGEKLATCAEATNADVDEAVDAANAAFPDWKAVEPIEREEILLKVADIIDDNADKLAMIETLDNGKPIRENMAIDMPFSSDHFRYFAGAVRAEEGSATMLDNNTLSLILREPIGVVGQIVPWNFPFLMAAWKLAPVLAAGCCTVFHPSSSTPLSVLEFAKMTEKVIPKGVFNVITGKGSKSGQYMLEHPGFRKLAFTGSTEIGCNVANCAASRLIPSTLELGGKSANIYFDDCKWDMAMDGLQLGILFNQGQVCCAGSRVFVQEDIYDKFVKEAVDQFGKINVNMPWLEDTQMGSQINERQVEKIEKCVQDGVKEGATIAVGGERFKEGPLSEGSFFKPTLLTNVTNDMKVAQEEIFGPVAVVIPFKDEEDVIEMANDSSYGLGGAVWTRDINRAIRVCNAIETGRMWVNTYNSIPAGAPFGGYKQSGIGRETHKVILEHYTQMKNIMINLSEQPSGFYPKK, encoded by the coding sequence ATGGAAAAGATTCCTAATAACCCTGCACAGGAAAAGTATCAATTATATATAAATGGACAATGGAAAGATGCATCAGACGGCTCAACCTTTGAAACTTTTTGTCCTGCAAATGGTGAAAAACTAGCTACATGTGCTGAAGCTACTAACGCAGATGTGGATGAGGCAGTTGATGCTGCTAATGCCGCATTTCCAGATTGGAAAGCTGTTGAACCTATTGAAAGAGAAGAAATTCTACTTAAGGTTGCAGATATTATTGACGACAATGCTGATAAATTAGCTATGATTGAAACACTTGATAATGGTAAGCCAATTAGGGAGAATATGGCTATAGACATGCCATTTTCATCAGATCACTTCCGTTACTTTGCTGGTGCTGTACGTGCTGAGGAAGGTTCTGCAACAATGTTGGACAATAATACCTTAAGCTTAATCTTAAGGGAACCAATAGGTGTAGTTGGTCAAATTGTTCCTTGGAACTTCCCATTCTTAATGGCTGCTTGGAAATTAGCTCCAGTGCTTGCTGCAGGATGTTGTACTGTATTCCACCCATCAAGTTCCACTCCTTTAAGTGTACTCGAATTTGCTAAAATGACTGAAAAAGTTATTCCTAAAGGTGTATTTAATGTTATTACTGGTAAAGGTTCAAAATCAGGTCAATACATGTTAGAACATCCAGGATTCAGAAAATTAGCATTTACCGGTTCCACTGAAATAGGTTGTAATGTAGCAAACTGTGCTGCATCAAGATTAATTCCATCAACCTTAGAATTAGGAGGTAAATCTGCTAACATTTACTTTGATGATTGTAAATGGGATATGGCAATGGACGGTTTACAATTAGGTATTTTATTTAACCAGGGTCAAGTATGTTGTGCAGGTTCCCGTGTATTTGTCCAAGAAGATATTTACGATAAGTTTGTTAAGGAAGCTGTAGATCAATTTGGTAAAATAAATGTAAATATGCCATGGTTAGAGGATACACAGATGGGTTCTCAGATTAATGAGAGGCAAGTTGAAAAAATTGAAAAATGTGTTCAAGATGGTGTAAAAGAAGGTGCAACAATTGCTGTTGGTGGTGAAAGATTTAAAGAGGGACCACTTTCAGAAGGTAGTTTCTTTAAACCTACATTATTAACCAATGTTACTAATGATATGAAAGTAGCACAAGAGGAAATTTTTGGACCTGTAGCTGTTGTCATTCCATTTAAAGATGAAGAAGATGTAATTGAAATGGCTAATGACAGTTCATATGGTTTAGGTGGTGCTGTTTGGACTAGGGATATTAACCGTGCTATCCGTGTATGTAATGCTATTGAAACAGGTCGTATGTGGGTAAACACTTATAATTCAATTCCTGCTGGTGCTCCATTTGGTGGTTATAAACAATCAGGTATTGGTCGTGAAACTCATAAGGTTATATTGGAACATTATACACAGATGAAAAATATAATGATTAATCTATCTGAGCAACCAAGTGGTTTCTATCCAAAGAAATAG
- a CDS encoding iron-containing alcohol dehydrogenase, which yields MDKTLFCVPRKIFVGQGALENLKDLEGKKAFVVIGGGSLKRAGFLDKVMDYLKEAGMETKLFEGVESDPSVTTVMEGAKQMREFEPDWIVAMGGGSPIDAAKGMWIFYEYPDLTFEEACVPFGLPKMRQKAHFCAIGSTSGTGTEVTAFSVITDYDTGIKWPIADFEVTPDVAIVDPQLPASMPPKLVAHTGMDALTHAIEAYTASTHQPFADAMALDAIHMILNNLKQSYDGNQDAREMMHYAQAEAGIAFSNGLLGIVHSMAHKTGAAFSGRHIPHGEANAMYLPYATRFNARKDPSRYAAIGRYLGWEGTDEELVEKLCNTVADFNKYLGIPHDLKEWGVDEDEFNAKVKEISKNAMTDACTAANPREMTAELFEKLLHNIYYGIDEIDF from the coding sequence ATGGATAAAACATTGTTCTGTGTACCTAGAAAAATTTTCGTAGGTCAAGGTGCATTAGAAAATTTAAAAGATTTAGAAGGTAAAAAGGCTTTTGTAGTAATTGGTGGAGGATCCTTAAAACGTGCTGGTTTCCTGGATAAAGTCATGGACTATCTTAAAGAGGCAGGCATGGAAACAAAATTATTCGAAGGAGTAGAATCAGACCCTTCTGTTACCACTGTCATGGAAGGAGCAAAACAAATGCGTGAATTTGAACCAGATTGGATTGTAGCAATGGGTGGAGGTTCCCCTATTGATGCAGCTAAAGGTATGTGGATTTTCTATGAATATCCTGATTTAACCTTTGAAGAGGCATGTGTTCCATTTGGTTTACCTAAAATGAGACAAAAAGCTCATTTCTGCGCTATTGGTTCTACAAGTGGTACTGGTACTGAGGTAACTGCATTCTCAGTTATAACTGATTATGATACCGGTATTAAATGGCCTATTGCTGATTTTGAAGTAACTCCAGATGTGGCTATTGTAGATCCACAGTTACCAGCAAGTATGCCACCTAAATTAGTAGCACATACTGGAATGGATGCTTTAACTCATGCTATTGAAGCATATACCGCTTCAACCCATCAACCATTTGCAGATGCTATGGCTTTAGATGCGATTCACATGATTTTGAATAATCTAAAACAGTCCTATGACGGAAATCAAGATGCGAGGGAAATGATGCATTATGCTCAGGCTGAAGCTGGAATTGCATTTTCTAATGGATTATTAGGTATTGTCCATTCTATGGCTCATAAAACTGGAGCTGCATTCTCTGGAAGACATATTCCTCATGGTGAAGCTAATGCTATGTATCTACCATATGCTACTAGATTTAATGCTAGGAAAGATCCTTCAAGATATGCTGCTATTGGCCGTTATCTTGGATGGGAAGGTACTGATGAGGAATTGGTTGAAAAACTATGTAATACTGTTGCAGACTTTAATAAATACTTAGGTATACCTCATGATCTTAAAGAGTGGGGTGTAGATGAAGATGAATTTAATGCAAAAGTCAAGGAAATTTCTAAAAATGCTATGACTGATGCATGTACTGCTGCAAACCCAAGAGAAATGACTGCAGAATTGTTTGAAAAACTTTTACACAATATATACTATGGTATAGATGAGATTGATTTCTAG
- the frhB gene encoding coenzyme F420 hydrogenase subunit beta, which translates to MEFGQEFGKYKQVVCARATDKKIQDVAQDGGIVTALFSYALDEGIIEGAVVAGPSDEPWVPKPVVATTTDELIAAAGTKYTHSPNVWALKEAVRQAGIEKVGTVGTPCQIMGIRKMQVYPFSTRFVADKLKLLIGIFCMENFPMASIETFTAEKMGLDINDITKMDIGKGKFFAETADDNHGISLKETHGYEQAGCNVCPDYVAEFADVATGSVGSPDGWSTVFTRTDDGESIFNAAVSAGLIETKEFDDSVKPGLGLLSKLAKGKKDKNKKEAENRMKMGLPVPFDKYYEY; encoded by the coding sequence ATGGAATTTGGTCAAGAATTTGGAAAATATAAACAAGTTGTTTGTGCAAGAGCTACCGATAAAAAAATTCAAGATGTTGCTCAAGATGGTGGAATTGTAACTGCTTTATTCTCCTATGCATTAGACGAAGGTATTATTGAAGGAGCAGTTGTCGCTGGACCTAGTGATGAACCTTGGGTACCTAAACCAGTAGTTGCTACTACTACCGATGAGCTTATTGCTGCAGCTGGAACTAAATATACTCATTCACCTAATGTTTGGGCGTTAAAAGAAGCTGTAAGACAAGCAGGTATTGAAAAAGTCGGTACTGTAGGAACTCCATGTCAAATCATGGGTATTAGAAAAATGCAAGTATATCCATTCTCAACAAGATTCGTTGCAGATAAACTTAAATTATTAATCGGTATTTTCTGTATGGAAAACTTCCCTATGGCTTCAATTGAAACTTTCACTGCTGAAAAAATGGGATTAGACATTAATGATATTACTAAAATGGATATTGGTAAAGGTAAATTCTTTGCAGAAACGGCTGATGACAATCACGGAATTTCTTTAAAAGAAACACATGGATATGAACAAGCAGGATGTAATGTCTGTCCTGATTATGTAGCAGAATTTGCTGATGTTGCTACTGGATCTGTTGGTTCTCCAGATGGTTGGTCTACTGTATTTACAAGAACCGATGATGGTGAATCTATTTTCAATGCTGCTGTAAGTGCAGGCCTTATTGAAACTAAGGAATTTGATGATTCTGTAAAACCAGGTTTAGGTTTACTCAGTAAATTAGCTAAAGGTAAAAAAGATAAAAATAAGAAAGAAGCTGAAAATAGGATGAAGATGGGACTTCCTGTTCCATTTGATAAATACTATGAATATTAA
- the frhG gene encoding coenzyme F420 hydrogenase subunit gamma yields the protein MFDKLKKSFGKKETKPVESEVKYEEGQVSIKPTNKPKIGYIHLSGCTGDAMSLTENYDILSTLLSDMVDIVYGQTLVDKWIHGTYAEEMPHMDLCLIEGSVCLQDEHSLNEVQEARKHSDLICAFGSCAMTGCFTRFAHGGQQAQPKHESFVPVSDLVKVDLALPGCPVSPEMIAKAVVALINSDMDYLQPALNLASCNLACGCDVKTNITNKSLCTGCGTCALACPTRAMTMVEGRPECNKDRCIKCGSCYVHCPRSWFPYERIQKEFDL from the coding sequence ATGTTTGATAAATTAAAAAAATCTTTTGGTAAAAAAGAAACTAAACCTGTTGAATCTGAGGTTAAATACGAGGAAGGTCAAGTTTCTATAAAACCTACTAATAAACCTAAAATCGGATACATCCACTTAAGTGGTTGTACCGGTGATGCAATGTCTTTAACTGAAAACTATGATATTTTATCAACCTTACTTTCTGATATGGTAGATATTGTATATGGTCAAACTTTAGTAGATAAATGGATTCATGGTACTTATGCAGAGGAAATGCCTCATATGGACTTATGTCTTATTGAAGGTTCTGTATGTTTACAAGATGAACACAGTTTAAATGAAGTTCAAGAAGCTAGAAAACATTCTGATTTAATATGTGCTTTCGGTTCCTGTGCTATGACTGGTTGTTTCACTAGATTTGCTCATGGTGGTCAACAAGCACAACCTAAACACGAGTCATTTGTACCTGTAAGTGATTTGGTAAAAGTAGATCTTGCTCTTCCTGGTTGTCCTGTTTCTCCGGAAATGATTGCTAAAGCTGTTGTTGCTTTAATTAATAGTGATATGGATTATTTACAACCTGCACTTAACCTTGCTTCATGTAATTTAGCATGTGGTTGTGATGTAAAAACTAACATTACTAATAAATCATTATGTACCGGATGTGGAACTTGTGCATTAGCTTGTCCAACTAGAGCAATGACTATGGTTGAAGGTAGACCTGAATGTAATAAGGATAGATGTATTAAATGTGGTTCATGTTATGTACATTGTCCTAGATCTTGGTTCCCATATGAAAGGATTCAAAAAGAATTTGACTTATAG
- the frhD gene encoding coenzyme F420-reducing hydrogenase, FrhD protein has protein sequence MAYDVENLVVGCGNVLFQDDGFGPYVIKTIKEKYFKDKDFPEEVDFIDAGTSATYYVFSLPSEKWKKLVIVDVVDFNAEPGTLRFFSPFEMPKGKYENAHNWAVEEPLQDLANQGIDVVIVGCQPKEISAPDIVMGLTEPVENAIPKAIDMIFKEIGVN, from the coding sequence ATGGCATATGATGTAGAAAATTTAGTTGTTGGCTGTGGAAATGTATTGTTCCAGGACGATGGTTTTGGACCATATGTAATTAAAACAATCAAAGAAAAATATTTCAAAGATAAAGACTTTCCTGAAGAAGTTGACTTTATTGATGCAGGTACTAGCGCAACTTACTATGTTTTTTCACTACCTAGTGAAAAATGGAAAAAGTTAGTAATTGTTGATGTAGTTGATTTTAATGCTGAACCAGGTACCTTAAGATTTTTCTCACCTTTTGAGATGCCTAAAGGTAAATATGAAAATGCTCATAATTGGGCTGTTGAAGAACCATTACAAGATTTGGCAAATCAAGGAATTGATGTTGTAATAGTAGGTTGCCAACCAAAAGAAATTTCTGCACCAGATATAGTAATGGGCTTAACTGAGCCTGTTGAAAACGCTATTCCTAAAGCCATTGATATGATTTTTAAAGAGATAGGGGTTAATTAA
- the frhA gene encoding coenzyme F420 hydrogenase subunit alpha, whose product MSEKIVISPTTRQEGHAELVMEVDDEGIVTKGRYFSITPVRGLEKMVVGKAPETPPVLCQRICGVCPIPHTLASVEAIDDSLDIEVPKAGKIMREVTLAAHCLDSAAIHHFLIAPDFVPDNLFKTAVDSVSNIRKKAQFIVDTLAGEGIHPSDIRVGGMARNISPLAKEKITKIAKELVPDVEKHAELIEGLVADKGLPKDLGVVKNKPFSSSPYYGDRSYFDFDKFSEIMPEQWYDDPEIGKRACSTIPLWEGKPIETGPRARMEMYHGFKDKGVVAQHVARAEEMKLNAARIVELVDQLDTSAPVRADFDPRGTNKLGLGVIEAPRGTDVHMAQIKDGRVQYYSCLVPTTWNIPIMGPATEGFHHEYGPHVIRAYDPCLSCATHVMVVDDDDKSVLKSEMVNL is encoded by the coding sequence TTGAGTGAAAAAATAGTTATATCACCTACTACCAGACAAGAAGGCCACGCAGAACTTGTCATGGAAGTGGATGATGAAGGAATTGTTACAAAGGGTAGATACTTTAGTATTACTCCTGTTAGAGGTTTAGAAAAGATGGTTGTAGGTAAGGCACCTGAAACTCCACCTGTTTTATGTCAAAGAATTTGTGGTGTTTGTCCTATACCTCATACCTTAGCATCTGTTGAAGCTATAGATGATTCATTAGATATTGAGGTTCCTAAAGCTGGAAAAATTATGAGAGAGGTAACTTTAGCAGCTCACTGTCTTGATAGTGCAGCTATTCACCATTTCTTAATCGCACCAGATTTTGTACCTGATAACTTATTTAAAACAGCTGTAGACAGTGTATCTAATATTAGGAAAAAAGCTCAATTTATTGTAGATACATTAGCAGGTGAAGGTATTCACCCATCTGATATTAGAGTAGGCGGAATGGCTAGAAATATTTCTCCATTAGCTAAAGAAAAAATAACAAAGATTGCTAAAGAATTAGTACCTGATGTTGAGAAACATGCTGAATTAATCGAAGGATTAGTTGCGGATAAAGGATTACCTAAAGATTTAGGTGTTGTTAAAAATAAACCATTTTCATCTAGTCCTTACTATGGTGACAGATCTTATTTTGACTTTGATAAATTCAGTGAAATTATGCCTGAACAATGGTATGATGATCCGGAAATAGGTAAAAGGGCTTGTTCTACTATTCCTTTATGGGAAGGTAAACCTATTGAAACTGGACCTAGAGCTAGAATGGAAATGTATCATGGATTTAAAGATAAAGGTGTAGTTGCTCAACATGTTGCAAGAGCTGAAGAAATGAAACTTAATGCTGCAAGAATTGTGGAATTAGTTGATCAATTAGATACTTCCGCTCCTGTTAGAGCTGACTTTGACCCTAGAGGTACCAATAAATTAGGTTTAGGTGTAATTGAAGCACCTAGAGGAACTGATGTTCATATGGCTCAAATTAAAGACGGTAGGGTTCAATATTATTCATGTTTAGTACCAACTACCTGGAATATCCCAATTATGGGTCCTGCTACTGAAGGTTTCCACCATGAATATGGACCTCATGTAATTAGAGCTTATGATCCATGTTTATCATGTGCTACTCATGTAATGGTAGTGGATGACGATGATAAAAGTGTTCTCAAAAGTGAGATGGTAAATTTATAG